A single genomic interval of Lathyrus oleraceus cultivar Zhongwan6 chromosome 7, CAAS_Psat_ZW6_1.0, whole genome shotgun sequence harbors:
- the LOC127105450 gene encoding 2,3-bisphosphoglycerate-dependent phosphoglycerate mutase 2 isoform X1 produces the protein MLLCNIRTMAATFFHQTACLHGWPVDVPTFGSSRLFRKLISTRFICNASHHKLYPIFASVSRASVVDHTSSHSTSHHSSTESALILIRHGESMWNEKNLFTGCCDVPLTRRGVEEAIKAGKRISYIPIDLIFTSGLIRAQMTAMLAMTQHVEKKVPVILHNESEQATTWSGVYSEKTTKQSIPVITTWELNERMYGELQGHNKKETAEKYGKDQVHEWRRSYDISPPKGESLEMCSRRAVAYFKDFIEPQLKSGKHVMVAAHANSLRSIIMYLDGLTSQEVTSLELSTGIPLLYIYKEGKFNSRGSPVGPTEAGVYAYTQSLAVYRQQLDDISH, from the exons ATGCTTCTTTGTAATATCAGGACAATGGCTGCTACTTTTTTTCACCAAACTGCATGTCTTCATGGTTGGCCTGTTGATGTCCCTACTTTTGGATCTTCTAGATTATTTCGGAAGTTAATCTCAACGCGCTTTATTTGCAATGCTAGTCACCATAAATTGTACCCTATTTTTGCATCAGTTTCTCGTGCTTCTGTTGTTGATCACACATCATCACACTCCACTTCTCATCACTCATCAA CTGAGAGTGCTTTGATATTGATTCGTCATGGCGAGTCTATGTGGAATGAGAAGAACTTGTTTACCGGATGTTGTGATGTGCCTTTAACTAGGAGAGGAGTAGAGGAAGCCATTAAAGCTGGTAAGAGGATTAGCTATATACCGATTGATCTAATCTTTACATCTGGGCTAATCCGAGCACAGATGACAGCTATGCTTGCAATGACTCAGCACGTCGAAAAGAAG GTTCCTGTTATCCTACATAATGAGAGTGAACAGGCAACAACATGGAGTGGAGTATACAGTGAAAAAACCACGAAGCAATCCATTCCAGTTATAACAACTTGGGAGTTGAATGAAAGAAT GTACGGGGAGTTACAGGGTCATAACAAGAAAGAGACTGCAGAAAAATATGGGAAGGATCAAGTACATGAGTGGCGTCGAAGTTATGATATTTCACCTCCCAAGGGTGAGAGCTTGGAAATGTGTTCGCGGAGAGCTGTTGCCTATTTTAAGGATTTT ATTGAACCGCAGCTGAAGTCAGGAAAACATGTGATGGTTGCTGCTCATGCCAACTCACTGAGGTCTATTATAATGTATCTGGATGGACTGACCTCTCAAGAG GTCACTAGTTTAGAGTTGTCAACTGGTATACCATTGCTTTACATATATAAAGAGGGGAAGTTTAACAGTAGAGGAAGTCCTGTGGGACCTACAGAAGCTGGCGTTTATGCATATACTCAG AGCTTAGCAGTTTACAGACAACAGTTGGATGATATATCGCATTGA
- the LOC127105450 gene encoding 2,3-bisphosphoglycerate-dependent phosphoglycerate mutase 2 isoform X2 → MAATFFHQTACLHGWPVDVPTFGSSRLFRKLISTRFICNASHHKLYPIFASVSRASVVDHTSSHSTSHHSSTESALILIRHGESMWNEKNLFTGCCDVPLTRRGVEEAIKAGKRISYIPIDLIFTSGLIRAQMTAMLAMTQHVEKKVPVILHNESEQATTWSGVYSEKTTKQSIPVITTWELNERMYGELQGHNKKETAEKYGKDQVHEWRRSYDISPPKGESLEMCSRRAVAYFKDFIEPQLKSGKHVMVAAHANSLRSIIMYLDGLTSQEVTSLELSTGIPLLYIYKEGKFNSRGSPVGPTEAGVYAYTQSLAVYRQQLDDISH, encoded by the exons ATGGCTGCTACTTTTTTTCACCAAACTGCATGTCTTCATGGTTGGCCTGTTGATGTCCCTACTTTTGGATCTTCTAGATTATTTCGGAAGTTAATCTCAACGCGCTTTATTTGCAATGCTAGTCACCATAAATTGTACCCTATTTTTGCATCAGTTTCTCGTGCTTCTGTTGTTGATCACACATCATCACACTCCACTTCTCATCACTCATCAA CTGAGAGTGCTTTGATATTGATTCGTCATGGCGAGTCTATGTGGAATGAGAAGAACTTGTTTACCGGATGTTGTGATGTGCCTTTAACTAGGAGAGGAGTAGAGGAAGCCATTAAAGCTGGTAAGAGGATTAGCTATATACCGATTGATCTAATCTTTACATCTGGGCTAATCCGAGCACAGATGACAGCTATGCTTGCAATGACTCAGCACGTCGAAAAGAAG GTTCCTGTTATCCTACATAATGAGAGTGAACAGGCAACAACATGGAGTGGAGTATACAGTGAAAAAACCACGAAGCAATCCATTCCAGTTATAACAACTTGGGAGTTGAATGAAAGAAT GTACGGGGAGTTACAGGGTCATAACAAGAAAGAGACTGCAGAAAAATATGGGAAGGATCAAGTACATGAGTGGCGTCGAAGTTATGATATTTCACCTCCCAAGGGTGAGAGCTTGGAAATGTGTTCGCGGAGAGCTGTTGCCTATTTTAAGGATTTT ATTGAACCGCAGCTGAAGTCAGGAAAACATGTGATGGTTGCTGCTCATGCCAACTCACTGAGGTCTATTATAATGTATCTGGATGGACTGACCTCTCAAGAG GTCACTAGTTTAGAGTTGTCAACTGGTATACCATTGCTTTACATATATAAAGAGGGGAAGTTTAACAGTAGAGGAAGTCCTGTGGGACCTACAGAAGCTGGCGTTTATGCATATACTCAG AGCTTAGCAGTTTACAGACAACAGTTGGATGATATATCGCATTGA